The following coding sequences are from one Neurospora crassa OR74A linkage group I, whole genome shotgun sequence window:
- a CDS encoding b-ZIP transcription factor IDI4 produces MHLSLDHHHLSSDDPYAAASLSHVTDTLSTTMGLTMPSGRNTTTLGMDMFRTASNNSGSSNNNMGYSQLNATTSSSSRDHSTTPPTSQSSGSTSPTASTSHHGHGGQGHLYPGLTLPSPVDASSKPKRGRPPGPKKRALSPSVAAEAELTDSEDIMIKRQRNNIAAKKYRQKKIDRIQELEEEVDQIKKEREELRLMLAKRDAEVGMLREMLAMAKQGR; encoded by the coding sequence ATGCACCTTTCTCTtgaccatcatcacctttcCTCCGACGACCCATACGCCGCCGCTTCTCTCAGCCATGTCACCGACACGctctccaccaccatggGCTTGACCATGCCAAGTGGACGGAACACAACAACCCTGGGCATGGACATGTTCAGGACAGCCAGCAACAATtccggcagcagcaacaacaacatgggCTACAGTCAACTCAACGCCACCACCTCTTCCAGCTCTCGCGATCACTCAACCACCCCTCCCACCTCGCAATCTTCTGGCTCCACTTCCCCGACAGCATCGACCAGCCACCACGGGCACGGGGGGCAAGGCCATCTCTACCCCGGCCTAACCCTCCCGTCTCCCGTCGATGCTTCCAGCAAGCCTAAGCGCGGTCGTCCACCCGGTCCCAAGAAGCGCGCTCTATCTCCTAGCGTCGCTGCCGAAGCCGAGCTCACAGACTCTGAGGACATCATGATCAAGCGGCAGCGCAACAACATTGCTGCCAAGAAGTACCGCCAGAAGAAGATTGACAGGATCCAAgagctcgaggaggaggtggatcAGATCaaaaaggagagggaggaattGAGGCTGATGTTGGCCAAGAGGGATGCGGAGGTGGGCATGTTGAGGGAGATGCTTGCCATGGCTAAGCAGGGGCGGTGA
- a CDS encoding ABC drug exporter AtrF, producing the protein MLGHQSEEAYRRSAANTVPNELHHRASRDDDEKPDETNPELSTSSISHHGDGDGDGAWGERDVGGPVDREAAMQEFQELQLGLSRLSRERSTASRPSSRPASRASRASRATSGGRPDGLFKRLSVAVSNAMGDGKPQDQEDSDDEGDNGDVSSSERNSGDDFHLEQFMRDGHLEKRNEAGESTKKVGVVFKNLTVKGVSTGATFVRTLPEAILGTFGPDLYRIIGNYIPALRFGRQPELRTLLHNFTGVVRHGEIMLVLGRPGSGCSTFLKVAANNRGDYAAVEGEVHYGGISAEEVAKKYRGEVVYNGEDDIHLPTLTVEQTLKFSLYNKTKKRLRGDMELIITALLKMFAMSHTRHTIVGDAYVRGVSGGERKRVSIQESLATKSSVVCWDNSTRGLDASSALDYARSLRIMTDVSDRTTITTLYQAGEGIYELMDKVLVIDEGRMLYQGPASKARQYFIDLGFHAPPRQTTPDFLTSICDPNSRQFRPGWKDRCPKTAEELEKAFLASEAYQDVLADVRDYEAYLQETNHADTHAFKESVVSQKSRRVSKESNYTVSFFKQVAACTRREAWLAWGDKQELRTKFFIIIGCALVVSSLFYDSPLDTSGAFMRGGTTFYSIIFLGWLQMGELMKAVSGRAVVERHKAYAFYRPSAVNLARAILDFPLLLIQVIVFSLIVYFMTGLDRDPGKFFTYVLLIFTTTYCLTALYRMFAALSPTIDDAVRFAGLALNLIVMFCGYVIAKPVMLGQKIWFGWLYYVSPVGYSFEAVLTNDFHGRQMQCSPGMLVPQGPGVQQQNQGCTLPGGMPGDDTVNGDAYLAQQFQYTRGHLWRNWAVIIAFSVLYLLVTVLATEKLSFVGGGGGALVFKKTSKAKKNLTLGNQGQHDEEKGSSRGSSTDDIGKKTPQGPSRKEMDGTIEKSQKVFTWENVTYTVPTPQGPKRLLNNVTGYVKPGVMVALMGASGAGKTTLLNTLSQRQTVGVVTGDMLVDSKPLGTEFQRSTGFVEQMDLHDESTTIREALEFSALLRQSRDTPRAEKLAYVDSIINLLELEEIQDAIIASLGVEQKKRLTIGVELAAKPSLLLFLDEPTSGLDSQSAMSIVRFLRKLCAAGQAIICTIHQPSSDLIQEFDKILALNPGGNVFYFGPVGENGSSVVNYFAARGVECPPGKNVAEFLLETAAKPHKRKGEDGKSRRIVWATEWKESEEYRQVLTEISQIKKARALANQLTLANDQAQPVQHEFAAPIPTQAWLLTKRMFIRQWRDPSYLYGRLFICLIMGIFNGFTYWKISSPHYSRPLSLTDLQNTLFTAFLIIMIPSTVLNAVLPKFYMSRSLWEAREHPSRIYGWVAYCTAEILSEIPGSVVAGTIYFLAWYLPTGLPRGAGSTESESAVYVWLMSVAFMVFIASWGQWICAFAPSFTVITNVLPFFLVIFSLFNGVVVPWAQMNVAWKWWLYYINPATYWIGGNMAAVLRGQTVHCTNNEMAVFRPPVGESCQSFAGTWLSDVGKGYLTTIGVGNDGGFECGYCPYADGEEYLASLNVKSSQMWRNFGIFAAFCVSNWALVYFFIYTVRVKGWSFGFGFVTSVVGAVISTVKESVEGLFGKKEEKEEKK; encoded by the exons ATGCTCGGCCATCAGTCCGAGGAGGCCTACCGGCGAAGCGCTGCCAACACGGTTCCCAACGAACTCCACCACCGGGCAAGTcgtgacgatgatgagaagCCCGACGAGACAAACCCAGAACTCAGCACCTCGTCGATATCCCAccatggcgatggcgatggcgacggCGCCTGGGGAGAGCGCGATGTCGGCGGGCCTGTCGACAGGGAGGCTGCCATGCAGGAATTCCAAGAGCTGCAACTAGGTCTTTCACGCTTGAGCAGGGAGAGATCGACAGCATCAAGACCATCTTCACGCCCGGCTTCGAGGGCCTCTCGCGCCTCTCGCGCCACCAGTGGAGGGAGACCAGATGGCCTGTTCAAGCGCCTGTCAGTTGCCGTGAGCAACGCCATGGGCGATGGCAAACCCCAGGACCAGGAGGATTCCGACGACGAAGGCGATAACGGAGACGTTTCGTCCAGCGAGCGTAACAGCGGCGACGACTTTCACCTCGAGCAGTTCATGCGTGATGGCCATCTCGAGAAGCGCAACGAAGCCGGCGAGTCCACCAAAAAGGTCGGCGTCGTCTTCAAGAACCTCACCGTCAAGGGCGTCAGCACCGGCGCCACCTTTGTCCGAACCCTTCCCGAAGCCATCCTGGGCACCTTTGGCCCTGATCTCTACCGCATTATCGGCAACTACATCCCCGCATTGCGCTTCGGCCGCCAGCCCGAGCTTCGCACGCTTCTCCACAACTTCACTGGTGTCGTCCGCCATGGAGAGATCATGCTCGTCCTTGGTCGTCCAGGCAGCGGCTGCAGCACCTTCCTCAAGGTGGCCGCCAACAACCGCGGAGATTACGCTGCTGTCGAGGGTGAAGTCCACTACGGTGGTATCTCCGCCGAAGAAGTAGCCAAAAAGTACCGCGGCGAAGTCGTGTACAATGGCGAAGACGACATCCATCTGCCCACCCTCACCGTCGAGCAAACACTCAAGTTCTCCCTCTacaacaagaccaagaagcgCCTGCGCGGCGACATGGAGCTTATCATCACCGCTCTGCTCAAGATGTTCGCCATGTCGCATACCCGCCACACCATCGTCGGTGACGCCTACGTTCGCGGCGTGTCAGGCGGTGAGCGCAAGCGTGTCTCTATCCAGGAGTCGCTGGCCACCAAGTCGTCTGTCGTCTGTTGGGATAACTCTACCCGTGGTCTCGATGCTTCTTCGGCCCTCGACTATGCCCGCTCCCTGCGCATCATGACTGACGTCAGTGAccgcaccaccatcaccacgctGTACCAAGCCGGCGAGGGTATCTACGAGCTGATGGACAAGGTCCTTGTCATTGACGAGGGCAGGATGCTCTACCAGGGTCCGGCGTCCAAAGCCAGACAGTACTTTATCGATCTCGGTTTCCACGCGCCGCCTCGCCAAACCACCCCCGACTTTTTGACCTCCATCTGTGACCCCAACTCTCGCCAGTTCCGTCCCGGCTGGAAAGACCGCTGCCCCAAAACGGCTGAAGAACTCGAAAAGGCTTTCCTCGCCAGCGAAGCTTACCAAGACGTCCTCGCCGACGTTCGCGACTACGAAGCCTACCTCCAAGAAACCAACCACGCCGACACCCATGCCTTCAAGGAGTCTGTCGTGTCGCAAAAGTCCCGCCGTGTCTCCAAAGAGTCCAACTACACCGTCTCTTTCTTCAAGCAAGTCGCCGCCTGCACGCGCCGCGAGGCCTGGCTGGCTTGGGGCGACAAGCAGGAACTGCGGACCAagttcttcatcatcattggCTGCGCTCTGGTAGTCAGCTCTCTGTTCTACGATTCCCCCTTGGATACTTCGGGCGCTTTCATGAGAGGCGGTACCACCTTCTAcagcatcatcttcctcggctGGCTCCAGATGGGAGAGCTGATGAAGGCTGTTAGTGGAAGAGCGGTGGTGGAAAGGCACAAGGCGTATGCTTTTTACCGACCATCGGCTGTTAATCTCGCTCGCGCCATCCTCGATTTCCCCTTGCTGCTCATCCAGGTCATCGTCTTCAGCTTGATTGTCTACTTCATGACGGGGCTGGACCGCGACCCGGGCAAGTTCTTCACCTACGTCCTCTTGATCTTCACGACCACGTACTGTCTGACCGCCCTGTATCGCATGTTTGCCGCTCTAAGTCCCACCATCGACGACGCAGTGCGGTTTGCCGGGCTGGCTCTCAACCTGATCGTCATGTTCTGTGGCTACGTCATAGCCAAGCCCGTTATGCTCGGCCAGAAGATCTGGTTCGGCTGGTTGTACTATGTCAGTCCTGTCGGCTACTCGTTCGAGGCCGTCTTGACCAATGACTTCCACGGAAGGCAGATGCAGTGCTCGCCGGGTATGTTGGTGCCCCAGGGCCCTGGCGTCCAGCAGCAGAATCAGGGATGTACGCTGCCGGGTGGTATGCCAGGGGATGACACGGTGAACGGTGATGCTTATCTCGCCCAGCAGTTCCAGTACACGAGGGGACACTTGTGGAGGAACTGGGCCGTCATCATTGCCTTCTCTGTACTCTATCTGCTGGTTACCGTGTTGGCGACTGAGAAGCTGTCCTTtgttggcggtggcggcggcgcgctGGTGTTCAAGAAGACTTCCAAGGCCAAAAAGAACTTGACTCTCGGCAACCAAGGCCAGCACGACGAAGAAAAGGGCAGCTCGAGAGGCTCCTCTACAGACGACATCGGCAAGAAAACCCCTCAAGGCCCATCTCGCAAGGAGATGGATGGCACTATCGAAAAGTCCCAGAAGGTCTTCACCTGGGAGAATGTCACGTACACCGTCCCCACGCCCCAAGGCCCCAAGCGCTTGTTGAATAACGTCACTGGCTACGTCAAACCAGGCGTCATGGTCGCGTTGATGGGTGCCTCGGGAGCCGGCAAGACGACCCTTCTCAACACGTTGTCTCAGCGCCAAACCGTTGGTGTCGTCACTGGCGATATGCTCGTTGACAGCAAGCCCCTCGGAACCGAATTTCAGCGCAGCACCGGCTTTGTCGAGCAAATGGACCTGCACGATGAGTCCACCACCATCCGTGAAGCCCTCGAATTCTCGGCCCTCTTGCGCCAATCCCGCGACACTCCCCGGGCCGAAAAGCTTGCATACGTGGAtagcatcatcaacctccttgAGCTGGAAGAGATCCAAGACGCCATCATTGCTTCCCTAGGAGtcgagcagaagaagcggtTGACCATTGGTGTTGAGCTGGCCGCCAAGCCTTCGCTCTTGCTGTTCCTTGACGAGCCCACCAGTGGCTTGGATTCGCAGTCGGCCATGTCCATCGTCCGCTTCCTGAGAAAGTTGTGTGCGGCTGGGCAGGCCATCATTTGCACCATCCATCAGCCCAGTTCCGATCTGATCCAGGAGTTTGACAAGATCCTGGCCCTGAACCCTGGCGGCAATGTCTTCTACTTTGGTCCCGTTGGCGAAAACGGCTCTTCGGTCGTCAACTACTTTGCCGCTCGGGGTGTCGAGTGTCCGCCGGGCAAGAACGTGGCCGAGTTCCTCCTCGAGACCGCCGCGAAGCCGCACAAACGAAAGGGTGAGGACGGGAAGAGCAGGAGGATTGTTTGGGCGACGGAGTGGAAGGAGAGTGAAGAGTACCGTCAAGTCCTTACCGAGATCAGCCAGATCAAGAAAGCCCGGGCCTTGGCCAACCAACTCACCCTCGCCAACGACCAAGCTCAGCCTGTCCAGCACGAGTTCGCAGCGCCCATTCCCACGCAGGCCTGGCTCCTTACCAAGCGCATGTTCATCCGCCAATGGCGCGACCCCTCGTACCTCTACGGCCGTCTTTTCATCTGCTTGATCATGGGCATCTTCAACGGCTTCACCTACTGGAAGATTTCGTCTCCACACTATTCCCGCCCGCTCTCCCTCACCGACCTCCAAAACACCCTCTTCACGGCCTTCCTGATCATCATGATCCCCAGCACCGTCCTCAACGCCGTCCTGCCCAAGTTCTACATGTCCCGCTCTCTTTGGGAAGCGCGCGAGCACCCGTCCCGCATCTACGGCTGGGTGGCCTATTGCACGGCTGAGATTCTCTCGGAGATCCCTGGCTCGGTCGTGGCTGGCACCATTTACTTTTTGGCATGGTATCTCCCTACCGGCTTGCCCCGCGGTGCTGGCTCCACCGAGTCAGAGTCAGCAGTCTACGTCTGGCTGATGAGCGTCGCCTTCATGGTCTTCATTGCTAGCTGGGGCCAGTGGATTTGCGCTTTTGCTCCCTCTTTcaccgtcatcaccaacgtGTTGCCGTTCTTCCTTGTCATCTTTTCGCTGTTCAACGGCGTCGTGGTGCCGTGGGCACAGATGAACGTTgcgtggaagtggtggttgtACTACATCAACCCGGCGACGTACTGGATCGGCGGCAACATGGCTGCCGTCCTGAGAGGACAGACTGTCCACTGCACTAATAACGAGATGGCTGTGTTCCGCCCGCCGGTGGGAGAGTCGTGCCAGAGCTTTGCGGGCACTTGGCTGTCTGATGTGGGCAAGGGGTACTTGACGACAATAGGAGTTGGTAATGATGGCGGGTTTGAGTGTGGGTATTGTCCGTATGCGGACGGGGAGGAGTACCTGGCCAGTCTGAATGTGAAGTCGAGCCAGATGTGGAGGAACTTTGGTATCTTTGCGGCGTTTTGTGTCTCTAACTGGGC GCTCGTTTACTTCTTCATCTACACTGTCAGAGTCAAAGGGTGGTCATTCGGTTTCGGCTTTGTGACAAGCGTTGTGGGGGCGGTGATTAGCACTGTGAAGGAGAGTGTGGAGGGTCTGtttgggaagaaggaggagaaggaagaaaagaagtga
- a CDS encoding short chain dehydrogenase/reductase: MVGTHNLQASKLFNVDGWACLVTGGGTGIGLMNAQALAANGARVYITGRRYGVLVNAAKEHSPKEGNGKIIPIGPCDVTNKESLESLVHKFSSLEPHLNLLVCNAGISGPKADPSVSSSAKDIAHELWTKENFSDWSSVFTTNVSSVYFTTIAFLPLLQACSAAHPEGHNHMAGNVIVISSMSGIMRNAQKHFAYNASKGATVHLTKLMSTEFEKTGVRVNSIAPGYFPSEMTTGDSDEKNKSELSDDKVKGHGHKVPAQRAGHDEEMAMAVLFLAKDRYVNGSVICVDGGVLGVVPGN, encoded by the exons ATGGTCGGCACGCACAACCTCCAGGCTTCCAAGCTCTTCAACGTCGATGGCTGGGCCTGTCTCGTCACGGGCGGCGGCACCGGCATCGGTCTGATGAACGCCCAAGCGCTTGCTGCCAACGGCGCTCGCGTGTACATTACCGGGCGGCGGTATGGGGTTCTTGTGAATGCGGCCAAGGAACATAGTCCCAAGGAGGGAAATGGCAAGATTATTCC CATCGGCCCCTGCGACGTCACCAACAAAGAGTCACTTGAATCCCTCGTCCACAAGTTCTCGTCGCTCGAACCGCATCTCAACCTGCTTGTCTGCAACGCCGGCATCTCGGGCCCCAAAGCCGACCCGTCCGTCTCCTCGTCGGCCAAGGACATTGCCCACGAACTCTGGACCAAGGAAAACTTTTCCGACTGGTCGTCcgtcttcaccaccaacgtTTCGTCCGTCTATTTTACTACCATCGCCTTCTTGCCGCTGCTCCAAGCCTGCAGTGCCGCCCACCCCGAGGGCCACAACCACATGGCGGGCAACGTGATCGTCATCAGCTCCATGTCGGGCATCATGCGCAACGCGCAGAAACATTTTGCCTATAATGCGTCCAAGGGGGCGACGGTGCACTTGACCAAGCTGATGTCGACCGAGTTTGAGAAGACGGGTGTGCGGGTGAACTCGATTGCGCCCGGGTATTTCCCGAGCGAGATGACGACGGGGGACAGCGATGAGAAGAATAAGAGCGAGTTGTCGGATGACAAGGTCAAGGGACACGGACACAAGGTGCCGGCGCAGAGGGCGGGGCATGATGAGGAGATGGCCATGGCGGTGCTGTTCTTGGCCAAGGACCGCTATGTCAACGGGAGTGTGATTTGTGTGGATGGCGGTGTTTTGGGGGTTGTGCCTGGTAACTGA
- a CDS encoding 3-hydroxyacyl-CoA dehydrogenase: protein MVWSAPYIGSRPVTILGGGVLGRRIACSFVAGGFNVHIRDPSPQAREDALKYIDENKEFYTTFCPNGEPAPYGTYTASADIETAVKDAWLVIEAVPEKIELKIDTFGQLDKYAPKDCILGSNSSSFRSGLMLDLVSDERRKMVCNVHYTMPPMVRTVELMTDGYTHQEIFPFLSDVLRLCGMLPATARKESTGFIFNRIWAAVKREVLTTLAEGVSDAAEIDALWAHMFQTSVVPCQMMDRVGLDTVAFIEDNYINERKLDGSLTVDWLRNHYITQGKLGLKTPEQGGLYPPSTVAAAATGTTTAGKQMPPIFVLDVGLGANSPAYPSLAGISTNGKILRLDAPNQPPKALVTGLPLPDGIDVDPSANRMYWTNMGADVNAKDGSLMSATLDGTDKKVLLGDGILTTPKQLVLVKDQESGIEKLYFCDREGCSVHRCNVDGSEHEVLVQNPGGVGDLMDWCVGITVDLKQRKFYWTQKGPAKSNLGRIFRANMDYDFLSAGETASNRSDIEVVFDKLPEPIDLEMESETGVLYWTDRGEHPRGCSLNCAKVSGEGEGEKKEVKILARRFHEPIGLKLDLARKQIFVCDLGGSVYAVDVETGKKTVVHRDEGSYTGLVTLPGV, encoded by the exons ATGGTCTGGTCAGCCCCCTATATCGGCTCCCGCCCCGTCACCATCCTGGGCGGTGGTGTCCTCGGCCGCCGCATAGCCTGCTCCTTCGTCGCCGGCGGTTTCAATGTGCACATCCGGGATCCCTCTCCTCAAGCGCGTGAGGACGCCCTCAAGTACATTGACGAGAACAAGGAATTCTACACCACCTTCTGCCCCAACGGCGAGCCCGCTCCGTACGGCACCTACACGGCGTCGGCAGACATCGAGACGGCGGTGAAGGACGCATGGCTCGTCATCGAGGCGGTGCCGGAGAAGATCGAGCTCAAGATTGATACCTTTGGGCAGCTGGACAAGTACGCGCCCAAGGACTGTATCCTGGGATCCAACTCGAGCAGTTTCAGGAGCGGGTTGATGCTGGACCTGGTCAGCGACGAGAGGAGAAAGATGGTGTGCAATGTGCACTACACAATGCCGCCGATGGTGAGGACGGTGGAGTTGATGACGGATGGGTATACCCATCAAGAGATCTTTCCGTTCTTGAGCGACGTGCTCAGGCTGTGCGGCATGCTCCCAGCGACGGCAAGGAAAGAGTCTACTGG CTTCATCTTCAACCGCATTTGGGCTGCGGTCAAGCGCGAAgtcctcaccaccctcgccGAGGGAGTCTCGGACGCCGCCGAAATTGACGCCCTCTGGGCTCACATGTTCCAGACCTCCGTCGTCCCCTGTCAAATGATGGACCGCGTTGGCCTTGACACCGTCGCTTTCATCGAGGACAACTACATCAACGAGCGCAAACTCGACGGGTCCCTGACCGTTGACTGGCTCCGCAACCACTACATCACCCAGGGCAAGCTCGGTCTCAAGACGCCCGAGCAGGGTGGTCTCTACCCTCCCTCCaccgttgccgccgccgccactggcaccaccaccgcgggGAAGCAGATGCCGCCCATCTTCGTCCTCGACGTTGGTCTCGGCGCCAATTCCCCCGCCTACCCGTCCCTCGCCGGCATTTCCACCAACGGCAAGATCCTCCGCCTCGACGCACCCAACCAGCCGCCCAAGGCCCTCGTCACCGGCCTCCCGCTCCCCGACGGCATCGACGTCGACCCGTCCGCCAACCGCATGTACTGGACCAACATGGGCGCCGACGTGAACGCCAAGGACGGCTCGCTCATGTCCGCCACCCTCGACGGCACCGACAAAAAGGTCCTCTTGGGCGACGGCATCCTCACAACGCCCAAGCAGCTCGTGCTCGTCAAGGACCAGGAGTCAGGCATCGAGAAGCTCTACTTTTGCGACCGCGAGGGCTGCTCCGTGCACCGGTGCAACGTCGACGGCAGCGAGCACGAAGTCCTCGTGCAAAACCCCGGCGGTGTCGGTGACTTGATGGACTGGTGCGTCGGCATCACCGTCGACCTTAAGCAGCGCAAGTTCTACTGGACGCAAAAGGGTCCTGCCAAGTCCAACCTCGGTCGCATCTTCCGCGCCAACATGGATTATGATTTCCTCTCTGCCGGCGAGACTGCTTCGAACCGCTCCGATATCGAGGTTGTGTTCGACAAGCTGCCTGAGCCGATTGATCTCGAGATGGAGAGCGAGACGGGGGTGCTGTACTGGACTGATCGCGGTGAGCACCCGCGCGGTTGCTCGCTGAACTGCGCCAAGGTCTCGGgagagggcgagggcgagaagaaggaggtcaaGATTCTGGCGAGACGGTTCCATGAGCCGATTGGTCTCAAGTTGGATCTGGCCAGGAAGCAGATCTTTGTGTGCGACTTGGGTGGGAGCGTGTATGCGGTCGATGTCGAGACGGGCAAGAAGACGGTTGTGCATCGCGACGAGGGGTCGTATACTGGTCTCGTGACTCTGCCTGGGGTTTAG
- a CDS encoding cytochrome b5, translating to MAATFTLDDVRKHNSKDDVWMVIHNKVYNVTTYLEDHPGGSIILREVAGTDATEQFVEIGHSVEATDILEELYVGDLAEEEHAEEVEIFRPTYEKVAMEAAVKVEKATVSKVKKNVRRTIAMSSVIASVGAVGLAKGWWTGPEWALAAVTTAQKPINQLADFIRSKFAQNGSSSKLFWWGVGIATVVELSLTTAATTWALSKFEAQKEFTHFPRSRPAKKERKVAILKIPTNSTSGPAVKPPVKVMDPADWRKFKLVRKVLVSPNVYHLVFALPHPTDVLGLPTGQHVALRALIDGKSVSRSYTPVSNNSDLGRVELLIKVYDQGLMTKHLERMEIGDQIEMRGPKGAMQYVPNSYAKEIGMIAGGTGITPMYQLIRAICEDESDKTKISLLYANNTEADILLREELDGFVKAFPDKLSVQYVLGQADENWTGLRGFVTADMIKDFLPPAADTTKMLLCGPPPMVAAMSKNLVSLGFTAPGTLSKATDQVFLF from the exons aTGGCCGCCACATTTACTCTGGACGACGTGCGCAAGCACAACAGCAAGGACGATGTCTGGATGGTCATTCACAACAAAG TCTACAACGTCACAACATACCTCGAAGACCATCCCGGTGGCTCCATCATTCTTCGTGAGGTCGCCGGTACGGATGCGACCGAGCAGTTTGTGGAAATCGGACACTCTGTCGAGGCCACCGATATCCTAGAAGAGCTCTACGTTGGTGATTTGGCGgaagag GAACATGCTGAAGAGGTCGAGATCTTCAGGCCAACGTATGAAAAGGTCGCTATGGAGGCCGCTGTCAAGGTCGAGAAGGCCACTGTCAGCAAGGTTAAGAAGAATGTCAGGAGGACCATCGCCATGTCCTCCGTCATCGCCAGCGTTGGCGCCGTTGGTTTGGCCAAGGGCTGGTGGACCGGCCCCGAATGGGCCCTTGCCGCCGTCACCACCGCACAAAAGCCCATCAACCAGCTCGCCGACTTTATCCGCTCCAAGTTTGCCCAAAACGGCAGCTCCTCCAAGCTCTTCTGGTGGGGCGTCGGCATCGCCACCGTCGTCGAGCTCTCCCTGACCACAGCCGCCACCACCTGGGCGCTCTCCAAATTCGAGGCCCAGAAAGAGTTCACCCATTTCCCCCGCAGCCGTccggccaagaaggagcgCAAGGTGGCCATCCTCAAGATCCCCACCAACTCCACCTCGGGTCCTGCCGTCAAGCCTCCCGTCAAGGTGATGGACCCGGCCGACTGGCGCAAGTTCAAACTGGTGCGCAAGGTGTTGGTGTCTCCCAACGTCTACCACCTCGTCTTCGCCCTCCCCCACCCCACCGACGTCCTCGGTCTTCCCACCGGCCAGCACGTCGCCCTTCGCGCGCTCATCGACGGCAAATCGGTCTCGCGTTCGTACACCCCCGTCTCCAACAACTCGGACCTCGGCCGCGTCGAGCTGCTCATCAAGGTCTACGACCAGGGCCTCATGACCAAGCACCTCGAGCGCATGGAAATCGGCGACCAGATCGAGATGCGCGGGCCCAAGGGCGCCATGCAGTACGTGCCCAACAGTTACGCCAAGGAGATTGGCATGATTGCCGGCGGCACGGGTATCACGCCCATGTACCAGCTCATCCGCGCCATCTGCGAGGACGAGAGCGACAAGACCAAGATCTCGCTGCTGTacgccaacaacaccgaGGCGGATATCCTGCTGAGGGAGGAGCTCGACGGGTTCGTCAAGGCGTTCCCGGACAAGCTGTCGGTGCAGTACGTCCTCGGCCAGGCGGACGAGAACTGGACGGGCCTTAGGGGGTTCGTGACGGCCGATATGATCAAGGATTTCTTACCTCCTGCGGCGGATACCACCAAGATGTTGCTTTGCGGACCTCCTCCTATGGTGGCTGCCATGAGCAAGAATCTGGTTTCTCTTGGGTTCACGGCCCCTGGTACGCTTTCCAAGGCTACCGATCAGGTGTTTCTATTTTAA